One window of the Camelus ferus isolate YT-003-E chromosome 12, BCGSAC_Cfer_1.0, whole genome shotgun sequence genome contains the following:
- the LOC102503488 gene encoding olfactory receptor 6C3-like, protein MRNHTVITEFVLLGISDNPELQVVIFIFLFLAYVLSVAGNLTIIILTLSDCHLKTPMYYFLRNFSFLEITFTSVSIPRFLGAIITKVKTISFNNCLAQLFFFISMGVSEFFLLTAMSYDRYVAICKPLHYTTIMNKKICTLLIFSSWLGGFLTIFPLLMLILQLDFCASNVIDHFSCDYFPILQLSCSDTWFLETTGFYFAFVTLLFTLSLVILSYVCIISTILRIPSASQRKKAFSTCSSHMIVISISYGSCIFMYVKPSAKERASLTKGVAILNTSIAPMLNPFIYTLRNQQVKQAFKNLVYKVMFSRNE, encoded by the coding sequence atgagAAACCACACAGTGATTACAGAGTTTGTACTCTTGGGCATATCAGACAACCCAGAGCTTCAGgttgtaatttttatctttttatttctggcttaTGTATTAAGTGTGGCTGGAAACCTCACCATCATCATCCTTACTTTATCAGACTGTCATCTAAAGACTCCTATGTATTACTTCCTTCGGAACTTCTCCTTCTTAGAAATTACATTCACCAGTGTTTCGATCCCCAGGTTTTTGGGGGCAATCATTACTAAAGTCAAGACCATTTCCTTTAACAATTGTTTAGctcagttatttttcttcatctccatGGGTGTGTCTGAATTTTTTCTCCTAACTGCCATGTCTTATGATCGTTATGTTGCCATCTGCAAACCTCTCCATTACACCACCATCATGAACAAGAAAATCTGTACCCTGCTCATCTTCAGTTCGTGGCTAGGAGGATTTCTTACCATCTTCCCACTACTCATGCTTATTCTCCAGTTAGATTTCTGTGCTTCCAATGTAATTGATCACTTCTCTTGTGactatttccccattttacaacTCTCATGCTCAGATACGTGGTTTTTAGAGACGACCGGCTTTTACTTTGCTTTTGTGACTCTGCTCTTCACTTTGTCCTTAGTGATTCTGTCCTATGTGTGCATAATTAGCACCATTCTGAGAATCCCGTCTGCCAGTCAGAGGAAAAAGGCTTTCTCCACGTGTTCCTCTCACATGATTGTCATTTCCATCTCTTATGGAAgttgtatattcatgtatgtcAAGCCTTCAGCAAAAGAAAGAGCTTCACTGACCAAAGGAGTAGCTATTCTTAACACTTCAATTGCCCCCATGTTAAACCCTTTTATTTACACTCTGAGGAACCAGCAAGTAAAACAAGCTTTCAAAAACTTGGTTTATAAAGTAATGTTTtctagaaatgaataa